The Burkholderia pyrrocinia genome includes a region encoding these proteins:
- a CDS encoding alkaline phosphatase family protein gives MISRFVKQRKMVAMVAGALALASVGAHAAQQDGNSQGENGGHARRVVKHVLLISVDGLHEQDLARCIGANTCPNIAVLAQSGVTYTNAYTPGLSDSFPGLAALVTGGSPKTAGLFYDVSYDRNLYAPGDTTCSGKQGWNVVFDETTGIDAFNGGKLVHLDGGGAFNPQAIPHARVGGQCVPVYPHNYVKTNTVFEAVKAGVPNSHTAWADKHAWGYDWLNGPSGNGVDDMMRTEINSIDPATNTDYTDVYSHTARFDNLHVQALINQIGGRDSTGTKSAPVPTLFGADFQTLSVAEKAPVAKGGGYLDANFTPNGQVANAITYVDNSIGHIVAALKQANLYTSTAVIVTSKHGQSPTDHTKLVKNGDTLTKLLETNNYIDPNGNFGQSNTTTGNLNDGSGLVGTGFVQTDDVGLIWLRDRSQRTAVVQTLKANLGCNAPGICADGSQAYILYGAALADRFGDPANGRTPDIVVQPNPGVIYTSSTKKDEEHGGNAPDDSHLGLLVSYPGIHRARTVSDLVGTKQVAPTILGLLGADPRLLHAVVAENTGVLPGLGIGR, from the coding sequence ATGATTTCCAGGTTCGTGAAACAACGAAAAATGGTGGCGATGGTGGCGGGCGCGCTGGCGCTCGCAAGCGTGGGCGCGCACGCGGCGCAGCAGGACGGCAACAGCCAGGGCGAGAACGGCGGCCATGCGCGCCGCGTCGTGAAGCACGTGCTGCTGATCAGCGTCGACGGCCTGCACGAGCAGGATCTCGCGCGCTGCATCGGCGCGAACACGTGCCCGAACATCGCGGTGCTCGCGCAAAGCGGCGTGACGTACACGAATGCGTACACGCCCGGCCTGTCGGATTCGTTCCCGGGCCTCGCGGCGCTCGTGACGGGCGGCTCGCCGAAGACGGCCGGCCTGTTCTACGACGTGTCGTATGACCGCAACCTGTATGCGCCGGGCGACACGACGTGCTCGGGCAAGCAGGGCTGGAACGTCGTGTTCGACGAAACGACCGGCATCGACGCGTTCAACGGCGGCAAGCTCGTGCACCTCGACGGCGGCGGCGCGTTCAACCCGCAGGCGATCCCGCATGCGCGCGTGGGCGGCCAGTGCGTGCCGGTCTATCCGCACAACTACGTGAAGACCAATACGGTGTTCGAAGCCGTGAAGGCCGGCGTGCCGAATTCGCACACCGCGTGGGCCGACAAGCATGCATGGGGTTACGACTGGCTGAACGGTCCGTCGGGCAACGGCGTCGACGACATGATGCGCACCGAGATCAACTCGATCGACCCGGCGACGAACACCGACTACACGGACGTCTATTCGCACACCGCGCGCTTCGACAACCTGCACGTGCAGGCGCTGATCAACCAGATCGGCGGCCGCGATTCGACGGGCACGAAGAGCGCGCCGGTGCCGACGCTGTTCGGCGCTGACTTCCAGACGCTCAGCGTCGCGGAGAAGGCGCCGGTCGCGAAGGGCGGCGGGTATCTCGACGCGAACTTCACGCCGAACGGGCAGGTCGCGAACGCGATCACGTATGTCGACAATTCGATCGGTCATATCGTCGCGGCGCTGAAGCAGGCCAACCTGTACACGTCGACGGCCGTGATCGTCACGTCGAAGCACGGCCAGTCGCCGACCGATCACACGAAGCTCGTGAAGAACGGCGACACGCTGACGAAGCTGCTCGAAACGAACAACTACATCGATCCGAACGGCAACTTCGGCCAGAGCAACACGACGACGGGCAACCTGAACGACGGTTCGGGCCTGGTCGGCACGGGCTTCGTGCAGACCGACGACGTCGGCCTGATCTGGCTGCGCGACCGCAGCCAGCGCACGGCCGTCGTGCAGACGCTGAAGGCGAACCTGGGCTGCAACGCGCCGGGGATCTGCGCGGACGGTTCGCAGGCCTACATCCTGTACGGCGCGGCGCTCGCCGACCGCTTCGGCGATCCGGCCAACGGCCGCACGCCGGACATCGTCGTCCAGCCGAATCCGGGCGTGATCTACACGTCGAGCACGAAGAAGGACGAGGAGCACGGCGGCAACGCGCCGGACGACAGCCATCTCGGCCTGCTCGTGTCGTATCCGGGCATCCATCGTGCGCGCACCGTGAGCGATCTGGTCGGCACGAAGCAGGTCGCGCCGACGATCCTCGGGCTGCTCGGCGCCGATCCGCGCCTGCTGCATGCGGTGGTGGCCGAGAACACGGGCGTGCTGCCGGGGCTGGGTATCGGGCGTTGA